One Gossypium raimondii isolate GPD5lz chromosome 3, ASM2569854v1, whole genome shotgun sequence genomic window carries:
- the LOC105797071 gene encoding pentatricopeptide repeat-containing protein At3g09040, mitochondrial produces the protein MRLKFLPRTLPTSESSSFLHRSLFSTILPLSTHSSGSPQHERYTHLLRLCLRQCREVKTHYMFDEMSQTTERALKAGKLIHAQGLELGFWSKGLLGNAILDLYAKCGDVGSAEKVFHSLEKRDVFSWNSVISMYSKRGLVDEVVKSIGPLLNSGVLPNEFTLSTLLSACARLKDIEFGRLVHCCVVKMGLETSSFCEGALIDMYSKCNYVTDARKVFDGSMDLDTVSWTSMVAGYVQVGLLEEALEVCESMLKAGRVPDQVAFVTIINAFVGLGRLDDAQALFSQMPNPNVVAWNVMISGHAKRGYEVEAIKIFQNMRASGVKSTRSTLGSMFSVIASLASLEFGLLLHGEAIKQGLNSNVYVGSSLINMYAKCDKIDAAKKVFDELPEKNVVLWNAMLGGYAQNGYADEVIELFSQMKGSNSQPDEFTYTSILSACACLGCLETGRLFHAFIIKNKFASNLFVVNALVDMYAKSGALKEARQQFEIIKDRDNVSWNAIIVGYVQDENELEAFNMFQRMILYGFVPDEVSLASILSACANVQSLELGKQIHCLAVKSGLDKSLYAGSSLIDMYAKSGAIRDARKVLHGMPQRSAISINAMIAGYAPKDLEEAIILLQEMQVDGLKPSEVTFTSLLDACNEPHKLNLGKQIHCCIIKRGLLYDEEFLGVSLLCMYLNSNSLRDTDARILFEEFQNRKSAVLWTALISGHTQNGCNEEALHLFREMRSYNVIPDQATFVSVLRACAVLSSLQEGRQIHTLIHHTGYALDELTTSALVDMYAKCGEVKHSAQVFEEMNSKNGISCWNSMIVGLAKNGYAEDALRIFFEMKQAQVMPDDVTYLGVLTACSHAGKVYEGRRIFDMMVNYGIQPRVDHCACIVDLLGRWGFLKEAEDFIDSLKFEPDAMIWAALLGACRIHGDEIRGRRAAEKLIELEPENSSPYVLLSNIYAATGNWDEVNALRRKMREKRVQKYPGCSWIVVGQKTNLFIAGDKSHPKADEIEEILKDLVVLMREDGCAPEVDTLLLHEDE, from the coding sequence ATGCGTCTAAAGTTTCTCCCCAGAACTCTGCCAACCTCCGAGTCGAGCTCGTTTCTTCACCGCTCTTTATTCTCAACGATTCTTCCCCTGTCAACTCACTCCAGCGGGAGCCCACAACACGAGAGATACACCCACCTATTAAGGCTATGCTTACGACAATGCAGAGAAGTCAAAACTCATTACATGTTCGACGAAATGTCTCAGACAACAGAGCGGGCTTTGAAAGCCGGCAAATTGATACACGCACAGGGTTTGGAACTTGGGTTTTGGTCAAAAGGGTTGTTGGGAAACGCAATTCTTGATCTTTATGCTAAATGTGGAGATGTGGGTTCTGCTGAGAAGGTGTTTCATAGCCTAGAAAAGAGAGATGTATTCTCTTGGAACTCAGTTATTTCGATGTATTCAAAACGAGGACTGGTAGATGAAGTGGTCAAGAGTATCGGACCTTTACTGAATAGTGGGGTCTTGCCAAATGAGTTCACATTGTCCACTCTTTTATCTGCATGTGCCAGGTTGAAAGATATTGAATTTGGTAGACTGGTGCATTGTTGTGTTGTTAAAATGGGGCTTGAAACGAGTTCTTTCTGTGAAGGTGCTCTTATCGATATGTATAGCAAGTGTAATTATGTAACTGATGCTAGGAAGGTGTTTGATGGTTCAATGGATCTTGATACCGTTTCTTGGACATCGATGGTTGCTGGTTATGTTCAGGTTGGCTTGCTTGAGGAAGCATTAGAAGTGTGTGAAAGCATGCTGAAGGCTGGTCGTGTTCCTGATCAGGTGGCTTTTGTCACTATCATAAATGCTTTTGTTGGTTTAGGTAGACTTGACGATGCACAGGCCTTGTTTTCCCAGATGCCAAATCCGAATGTTGTAGCCTGGAATGTGATGATTTCAGGGCATGCCAAGAGAGGTTATGAGGTGGAggctattaaaattttccaaaacatgAGGGCATCTGGGGTTAAGTCCACACGCTCCACATTGGGAAGCATGTTCAGTGTGATTGCTAGTTTAGCATCTTTAGAGTTCGGATTATTACTTCATGGTGAGGCAATAAAACAAGGGTTGAATTCTAACGTTTATGTAGGAAGCTCTTTAATTAACATGTATGCGAAGTGTGACAAAATTGATGCTGCAAAGAAAGTATTTGATGAGTTGCCTGAGAAAAATGTTGTCTTGTGGAATGCAATGCTAGGAGGTTATGCGCAAAATGGGTATGCTGATGAAGTAATTGAATTATTCTCTCAGATGAAGGGGTCTAATTCTCAGCCTGATGAATTTACCTATACCAGTATCTTGAGTGCATGTGCTTGCTTAGGATGTCTGGAAACAGGTCGCCTGTTTCATgcatttattatcaagaacaaATTTGCATCAAATTTATTTGTGGTGAATGCATTGGTTGATATGTATGCAAAATCTGGGGCTCTAAAAGAAGCAAGGCAACAATTTGAGATCATAAAAGATCGAGATAATGTTTCTTGGAATGCAATTATTGTTGGATATGTTCAAGATGAGAATGAGCTTGAGGCATTTAACATGTTCCAAAGAATGATTTTATATGGATTTGTGCCTGATGAGGTGTCCTTGGCCAGTATACTCAGTGCTTGTGCGAATGTTCAGAGTCTTGAGCTGGGGAAGCAAATCCATTGTCTTGCAGTCAAATCTGGTTTAGATAAGAGCCTCTATGCTGGAAGTTCCCTTATTGACATGTATGCCAAGTCTGGGGCCATTAGGGATGCACGCAAAGTCCTCCATGGTATGCCTCAACGGAGTGCGATCTCCATTAATGCTATGATTGCTGGGTATGCACCAAAAGATTTAGAAGAAGCAATTATCTTATTACAAGAGATGCAGGTAGATGGATTGAAACCATCTGAAGTAACATTTACAAGCCTTTTAGATGCTTGTAATGAACCTCATAAGTTGAACCTAGGAAAGCAAATCCATTGTTGTATAATAAAGAGAGGCCTTTTGTATGACGAAGAGTTCTTGGGGGTGTCACTCCTGTGCATGTACTTGAACTCGAACTCCCTTAGAGATACAGATGCAAGAATTCTGTTTGAAGAGTTCCAAAACCGAAAAAGTGCAGTCTTATGGACTGCATTAATTTCGGGTCATACTCAAAATGGTTGCAATGAGGAGGCCCTACACTTATTCCGAGAGATGCGTAGCTACAACGTAATACCTGACCAAGCTACATTTGTTAGTGTCCTTAGAGCATGTGCTGTTTTGTCTTCTTTGCAAGAAGGCAGGCAGATCCACACTCTAATTCATCACACTGGTTATGCTTTAGACGAGTTAACAACTAGTGCCCTTGTAGATATGTACGCTAAATGTGGGGAAGTTAAACATTCTGCACAAGTTTTCGAGGAAATGAATAGCAAGAACGGTATTAGTTGCTGGAACTCAATGATAGTTGGGCTTGCTAAAAACGGTTATGCAGAAGATGCATTGAGAATATTTTTTGAGATGAAACAAGCACAAGTAATGCCTGATGATGTCACATACCTCGGTGTTCTTACTGCATGTAGTCATGCAGGGAAGGTATATGAAGGTCGTCGAATTTTTGACATGATGGTTAATTATGGGATTCAGCCAAGAGTAGATCATTGTGCCTGCATCGTTGATCTTCTTGGACGATGGGGATTTCTTAAAGAAGCAGAGGATTTCATTGACAGTTTAAAGTTTGAACCGGATGCTATGATTTGGGCTGCACTGCTTGGTGCTTGTAGAATACATGGAGATGAAATTAGAGGACGGCGGGCTGCAGAGAAACTGATTGAATTGGAACCTGAAAATTCATCGCCCTATGTGCTGCTTTCTAACATATATGCTGCAACAGGGAACTGGGATGAGGTTAATGCATTGAGgaggaaaatgagagaaaaaagagTCCAGAAGTACCCTGGTTGTAGCTGGATTGTGGTGGGACAGAAAACGAATTTGTTCATTGCAGGAGATAAGTCTCATCCTAAAGCagatgaaattgaagaaattttgaaggattTGGTAGTATTGATGAGAGAAGATGGGTGTGCTCCAGAAGTGGATACATTGTTGTTGCATGAGGACGAGTGA